Genomic DNA from Anoplopoma fimbria isolate UVic2021 breed Golden Eagle Sablefish chromosome 22, Afim_UVic_2022, whole genome shotgun sequence:
ATCTGAAGAATAATCTACAGTATTTTGTCAAAAAGCATAGAGGAGTATAGAAGTATAAAGGACAAGTGGCACTTGAGAAAAACACAGTGTAAAGCCGTCCCTTTTTGTTCTTGCAGCCATGTACCTGTATCTCTTGGGGCTGGTGGTTTTCTACTACCTGTACCGCTGGTTTAGGGAGCAGCCCCGTGTCCCCGACAAGGGCAGCAAGTATGTGTACATCACAGGCTGCGACACCGGCTTCGGCAACCTCCTGGCCCGCCATCTGGACGAGATTGGGTTCAGGGTGATCGCCTCGTGTTTCAGCGAGAAGGGAGAAGAGGGTCTGAGGAAGTCCTGCTCCAGCAACCTGATCACAACACACCTCGATGTCAGGTCCAAGGACAGCGTTGCCAAAGTTGCAGCGATGATCAAGGAGAAAGTGGGGGAGCGTGGTGAGTGGAGTGTTGTCCCTCTCTTTTTGTTGAAATATATCCCAAACTATTGGCTTCATTGCCATAACATTTTGTGCCAACATTCATGGtcaccagaggatgaatcctgccgactttgttgatcccctgacttgTCCTTTAAGGCCActatgaggttgacatttgggATTTGAAGTGATAATTATCAGCAATTATTGGATGGGTAGGCATGCAATTTGGTACAGACAGTCATGTTCCCCGCAGGATGATTTTGCAATAACTGAATGTCCTACTAGTTCagtcatcaggtcaaaatgatGTTTTTGGCTGATGCCCAAACACACCCAACTCATTCCTCATGTTTTCAGCATGTATTAACATGCTTTTAATTGCTCTGCTCTCTTAAGACGACTGTGGTGTAACTCTGCTCGATGTGAGTGAACTTGATGGGGTCAAATTCAGACAAACAGTGTTAAAAGTGATTTTATTGACCGGATGTCCTCTGTGTGATCTTCCTAGGCTTGTGGGCTGTGGTGAACAACGCCGGCGTTTCTGTCCCCTCTGGCCCGTGTGACTGGCTGACCATCGACGACTACAAGTCCATGCTGGACGTCAACCTGAACGGGGTGATCGCGGTGACGCTGAGCGTCCTGCCGCTGATCAAGAAGGCCAGGGGACGGGTGGTCAATGTAGCCAGCGTGTTCGGGAGGATCAGTGCGACAGGCGGCCCGTACACTATCTCCAAGTACGGCGTGGAGGCCTTCAATGACAGCCTCAGGTGAATCATTTACTCACACAATCAATTGCTTTTCAGTATGTCAGCACAAAGATTCTTTTGCACTCATAAAACGGAATGGTTTGCTCAGGTTAAATATGGCGCCCTTTGGAATCAAAGTCCTCTGCATCGAGCCGGGCTTcttcaaaacaaatgtgaccGACGTCACACTCCTGACCAAGAATGTGCAGATGCTGTGGGACAGACTGCCGCAGGACATGAGGGATGACTACGGAACTGAATATCTACAGAAGTGTACGTTTGGATTGTCTCGTTTCTTCTCTACAGAAATgcgtttttttctcttctgattaattcatctatttatttactAATTCCACTCATTTTCCCTCCCAGCATTAAATTTAATAACAGACAAAGTTGCCAAGATCAGTGACGGGGATCTGATGAAGGTGGTCCGCTGTATGGAGCACGCCGTATCCGCCGTCCGGCCCCGAACCCGCTACTCCCCAGGCTGGGACGCCAAGCTGTTCTGGCTGCCGCTGTCATACATGCCAACCTGTGTCTCCGATTATGTCCTGAACAAAGAAGCCATTCCTATTGCCATGCCGGAGCAATGAATTGTGCAAATTTTTTATAACCACGTGTGCACATTTTTATGCAATTCCAGCAATACAAATTTGCCAGTGTAATACTGATATCCTTGTCATTGTCAAGGCCTTTTTCCTATGAGAGTTTGTGTAGCTAAAAAGACATTGACATAAACAATGCAATTAACTAGTGTTaactttgtgtgtctgcatctgtCTCTGCATTTTCTACAGGCAGTGTTTACTTATTCAAGGCCACCTTATCTACAGGCAGATAGGGGTTTGTTCAAACCACTGTGGCCTTGATGATCAATGGGCATGTGTGAAAGGTCAGGGAGGAGCAATAAAATAGATTCAGACTTGATTACAAAGTACTTTGTGATCAATTATTATGGTCTGTTTCTGTTGTAGTCTTAATGGAAATCCACATTGCAAATTGAATTTGAATATTGCTACGATAGCGTTCTTTTCAAAAACCTTAATTTA
This window encodes:
- the LOC129111814 gene encoding retinol dehydrogenase 7-like, with amino-acid sequence MYLYLLGLVVFYYLYRWFREQPRVPDKGSKYVYITGCDTGFGNLLARHLDEIGFRVIASCFSEKGEEGLRKSCSSNLITTHLDVRSKDSVAKVAAMIKEKVGERGLWAVVNNAGVSVPSGPCDWLTIDDYKSMLDVNLNGVIAVTLSVLPLIKKARGRVVNVASVFGRISATGGPYTISKYGVEAFNDSLRLNMAPFGIKVLCIEPGFFKTNVTDVTLLTKNVQMLWDRLPQDMRDDYGTEYLQKSLNLITDKVAKISDGDLMKVVRCMEHAVSAVRPRTRYSPGWDAKLFWLPLSYMPTCVSDYVLNKEAIPIAMPEQ